In Gemmatimonadota bacterium, the following proteins share a genomic window:
- the glnA gene encoding type I glutamate--ammonia ligase, which yields MRNALVGATAQDILKLAAEHDVRFLRLQFTDILGINKNVEIPRSQFEKALAGDILFDGSSIEGFVRIEESDMLLVPDLSTFLVFPWGETDSKVARLICDIHMPDGTPFAGDPRAVLKRQIARAAERGYAMNAGMEAEFFMFKPGQEGQPATVTHDVGSYFDMAPADLGEDARRAIVSTLEQMGFEVEAAHHEVAHGQHEIDFRYADALTTADNIATFRFVVKYVAGRFGLTASFMPKPIFGQNGSGMHTHQSLFSAGKNAFFAADAKWQLSDVALHYIGGLLKHARGFCAITNPLVNSYKRLVPGYEAPVNVAWSMRNRSPLIRVPERRGTGTRVEVRMPDPSANPYLALAVMLAAGLDGVATNADFREPVDTNIFEMSYREKRRLRIDDLPHDLNEACDELEQDDVILDALGEHVAKHFLHAKREEWREYITQVHHWELERYLLKY from the coding sequence ATGCGCAACGCTCTCGTCGGTGCCACCGCCCAGGACATCCTGAAGCTCGCCGCGGAGCACGATGTGCGATTCCTGCGGCTGCAGTTCACCGACATCCTGGGGATCAACAAGAACGTCGAGATTCCACGGTCGCAATTCGAGAAGGCGCTGGCCGGCGACATCCTGTTCGACGGCTCGTCGATCGAGGGGTTCGTGCGCATCGAGGAGTCGGACATGCTCCTCGTCCCCGACCTCTCGACCTTTCTCGTCTTTCCGTGGGGTGAGACGGACAGCAAGGTCGCGCGCCTCATCTGCGACATCCACATGCCCGACGGGACCCCGTTTGCCGGCGACCCGCGCGCGGTGCTCAAGCGACAGATCGCGCGTGCTGCGGAACGCGGCTACGCGATGAACGCGGGGATGGAAGCGGAGTTCTTCATGTTCAAGCCGGGGCAGGAGGGACAGCCGGCCACCGTGACGCATGACGTGGGGAGCTACTTCGACATGGCGCCCGCCGACCTCGGCGAGGATGCACGCCGCGCGATCGTCTCGACGCTCGAACAGATGGGGTTCGAAGTGGAAGCCGCGCACCACGAGGTGGCGCATGGGCAGCACGAGATCGACTTCCGGTACGCCGACGCGCTGACGACGGCCGACAACATTGCCACGTTCCGCTTCGTGGTGAAGTACGTCGCCGGGCGCTTCGGACTCACGGCGTCGTTCATGCCCAAGCCGATCTTCGGGCAGAACGGGAGCGGGATGCACACGCACCAGTCGCTCTTTTCCGCGGGGAAGAACGCGTTCTTCGCGGCCGACGCCAAGTGGCAGTTGAGCGACGTGGCGCTGCACTACATCGGCGGGCTGCTCAAGCACGCGCGCGGCTTCTGCGCCATCACCAACCCGCTGGTGAATTCGTACAAGCGCCTGGTGCCGGGCTATGAGGCGCCGGTGAACGTGGCCTGGTCGATGCGAAACCGCTCGCCGCTCATCCGCGTCCCGGAGCGGCGTGGCACGGGGACGCGCGTCGAGGTGCGCATGCCCGATCCGTCGGCCAATCCCTACCTCGCGCTCGCGGTGATGTTGGCGGCAGGGCTGGATGGCGTCGCGACCAACGCCGATTTCCGCGAGCCGGTGGATACGAACATCTTCGAGATGTCGTACCGCGAGAAGCGCCGGCTGCGCATCGACGACCTGCCGCACGACCTCAACGAGGCGTGCGACGAGCTGGAACAGGACGACGTGATCCTCGATGCGTTAGGCGAACACGTGGCCAAGCACTTCCTCCACGCCAAGCGCGAGGAATGGCGCGAGTACATCACGCAGGTGCACCACTGGGAGCTCGAGCGGTACCTGCTCAAGTACTGA
- a CDS encoding DUF2892 domain-containing protein: protein MSAATFFARNEGTVDRALRVALGLALLFVAFTGRGVWGYLGIVPLLTGLMGSCPLYSILGVSTCPVKR from the coding sequence ATGTCAGCTGCCACCTTCTTCGCCCGCAACGAAGGCACCGTCGACCGCGCGTTGCGTGTCGCCCTCGGCCTCGCCCTTCTCTTCGTCGCCTTCACCGGGCGCGGTGTGTGGGGCTACCTCGGCATCGTGCCGCTGTTGACGGGGCTCATGGGGAGCTGCCCGCTGTACTCGATCCTTGGCGTGAGCACCTGCCCCGTGAAGCGGTGA
- a CDS encoding RNA polymerase sigma factor, which yields MTDAGTHGALPRDRLAAAPGDDPSGPNATRDDEQLLRLTAAGDDRAFAAFVDRHQAGIWRRALALTGQGADAEDLMQETFLAAWRGAAGFRGGGARAWLLTIAAHAWQRLGRRAAPLIVHDDPESLEQLALRAGWGRDEGEDERAATVQEAFARLAEDDRRLLVLRDIEEMTGEEVATLLGLSLAAMKSRLHRARLRLAVAYEEVRRGSA from the coding sequence GTGACCGACGCCGGGACGCACGGCGCGTTGCCGCGCGACAGGCTGGCCGCCGCGCCCGGTGACGACCCATCGGGACCCAACGCCACGCGCGACGACGAGCAGCTGTTGCGCCTGACGGCGGCTGGCGATGACCGCGCCTTCGCCGCCTTCGTCGACCGTCATCAGGCCGGGATCTGGCGGCGAGCCCTGGCGCTCACCGGTCAGGGGGCGGACGCCGAGGACCTGATGCAGGAGACCTTCCTGGCGGCGTGGCGCGGCGCGGCCGGGTTCCGTGGCGGTGGTGCACGAGCGTGGCTCCTGACCATCGCGGCACATGCCTGGCAGCGACTCGGTCGCCGAGCGGCGCCGCTGATCGTCCACGACGACCCCGAGTCGCTCGAGCAGTTGGCGTTGCGTGCCGGGTGGGGGCGCGACGAGGGCGAGGACGAGCGCGCCGCCACCGTGCAGGAGGCCTTCGCGCGCCTCGCGGAAGACGATCGTCGCCTGCTGGTGCTGCGCGACATCGAGGAAATGACCGGCGAGGAGGTGGCGACCCTGCTGGGGCTGTCGCTCGCGGCGATGAAGAGCCGGCTCCACCGGGCACGATTGCGCCTGGCGGTAGCCTACGAGGAGGTGCGACGTGGATCCGCTTGA
- a CDS encoding zf-HC2 domain-containing protein: MDPLDTVVAGLSCREVLHRLNDFLDGDLSPSDVGRVTAHLAGCHTCEQFGGRVGQVIASLRATMSFAADEVPAAAADRLRARLAMERR; the protein is encoded by the coding sequence GTGGATCCGCTTGATACCGTGGTGGCCGGGCTGTCGTGCCGCGAGGTACTGCATCGGCTGAATGACTTCCTCGATGGCGACCTGTCGCCGTCCGACGTGGGCCGGGTGACCGCACACCTGGCGGGGTGCCATACCTGCGAGCAGTTCGGCGGACGCGTGGGACAGGTGATCGCCAGCCTGCGCGCCACCATGAGCTTTGCGGCTGACGAAGTCCCCGCGGCGGCGGCCGACCGGTTGCGGGCGCGCCTGGCGATGGAACGCCGCTGA
- a CDS encoding DUF2892 domain-containing protein gives MSSPTGRVLRVVAGVGMIAGGISMDSNGGTVLAAVGAVPLSAGLFDICWLSPIFGGPLKGKDIRAAKS, from the coding sequence ATGTCCTCGCCCACGGGGCGCGTGTTACGCGTCGTGGCCGGTGTCGGGATGATTGCCGGCGGCATCTCGATGGACAGCAATGGCGGGACGGTGCTCGCGGCGGTTGGGGCGGTTCCGCTGTCCGCGGGACTCTTCGACATCTGCTGGCTGAGCCCGATCTTCGGCGGTCCGCTCAAGGGGAAGGACATCCGCGCCGCCAAGTCGTAG
- a CDS encoding ATP-binding cassette domain-containing protein, producing MFGLLGPNGAGKSTLMRIVVTLQRPDAGQVTLDGVDVLANPGAVRASLGYLPQEFGFHANVPVQDTLAHFATLKGYGDPPERRAVVESLLRRVNLWEARDLVTGALSGGMRQRLGVAIALCGDPRLLVLDEPTAGLDPAERHRLYDVLAACGDRAVVLLSTHLVEDVHALCPALAIIDQGRVVAQGAPETLVGALRGRLWHRVVASDDDLAALRRTGLVIAVRRRGARRVAHLVADARPDAQCLEAEPSLEDAYFARVGARAEGG from the coding sequence ATGTTCGGCCTCCTGGGGCCTAACGGCGCGGGCAAGTCGACGCTCATGCGGATCGTCGTGACCTTGCAGCGCCCCGACGCCGGCCAGGTCACGCTCGACGGCGTCGACGTGCTCGCCAACCCCGGTGCCGTCCGGGCCTCGCTCGGCTACCTCCCGCAGGAGTTCGGGTTTCACGCCAACGTGCCGGTGCAGGACACGCTCGCACACTTCGCGACGCTCAAGGGCTACGGCGACCCACCGGAACGACGCGCCGTGGTGGAGTCGCTGCTGCGACGCGTGAACCTGTGGGAGGCGCGCGACCTGGTCACTGGGGCGCTCTCGGGCGGCATGCGCCAGCGACTGGGCGTGGCGATCGCCCTCTGCGGCGACCCGCGCCTCCTCGTCCTCGACGAACCGACGGCCGGCCTCGATCCGGCCGAGCGGCATCGGCTCTACGATGTGCTGGCCGCCTGCGGCGATCGCGCGGTCGTGCTGCTGTCGACGCACCTGGTGGAGGACGTGCACGCCCTCTGCCCCGCGCTGGCCATCATCGACCAGGGGCGCGTGGTGGCGCAGGGGGCCCCCGAGACGCTCGTCGGGGCGTTGCGCGGACGGCTCTGGCATCGCGTCGTTGCATCTGACGACGACCTCGCCGCGCTGCGACGGACGGGGTTGGTCATCGCCGTGCGACGTCGCGGAGCGCGCCGTGTGGCTCACCTGGTGGCCGACGCCCGACCGGACGCGCAGTGCCTCGAGGCTGAGCCGTCGCTCGAGGACGCCTACTTCGCGCGCGTCGGCGCGCGCGCCGAAGGGGGCTGA
- a CDS encoding L,D-transpeptidase family protein — protein MILSLRTHRGALRRAAVSLLVALASVGARAPSLGAQDEDVNVGLVREALASGKLRGARWSRLNDVQGELRQVYDSVGWRPLWLRDGRPTNAALSVVRYLSLVEGVGLHPADYDAAVLESLARSLADSGASPQRAASFEALMSVAVARVLATLQWGRVKPSDAHESFRIARDDYDLAGAVRTMAAGTDPVGVFNAAEPSLLHYRLLKAELAQQRELARDSTSRAAEKRMATRIEQLELSLERWRWLPHAFPGRVILVNIPGFRLHAFNVLRGDSTDLFSMDVVVGKAFDHKTPVFTRELEYLAFSPYWEVPPSIARKEIRPKARQSAGYLARNHYVLLRNGSEVPATSANIDAIGSSVNVRQRPGEDNALGRVKFIFPNPHNVYMHDTPVQSVFDLERRDLSHGCIRLSEPVLLAQWVLRDRPEWTAARLDSAMSRSTPLDVTLTERIPVFVLYGTAVAERSGEIRFFRDIYGHDRRLLALLARGYPYPR, from the coding sequence GTGATCCTTTCCCTCCGCACGCATCGAGGCGCGCTCCGGCGCGCCGCCGTCTCCCTGCTCGTCGCCCTCGCCTCCGTGGGCGCGCGGGCGCCGTCGCTCGGCGCGCAGGACGAGGACGTGAACGTGGGCCTCGTGCGTGAGGCACTCGCAAGCGGAAAACTCCGCGGCGCCCGCTGGTCGCGTCTCAACGATGTGCAGGGGGAGCTGCGGCAGGTGTACGACAGCGTGGGGTGGCGTCCGCTCTGGTTGCGCGACGGTCGCCCGACGAACGCGGCGCTCTCGGTGGTGCGGTACCTCTCGCTCGTCGAAGGGGTCGGGTTGCACCCGGCAGATTACGACGCCGCGGTGCTCGAGTCGCTGGCGCGCTCACTCGCGGATTCGGGCGCGTCGCCGCAGCGCGCTGCATCCTTCGAGGCATTGATGAGCGTGGCGGTCGCGCGCGTGCTCGCCACGCTTCAGTGGGGGCGCGTGAAGCCGAGCGACGCGCACGAGAGCTTCCGCATCGCGCGCGATGACTACGACCTCGCGGGCGCCGTGCGCACGATGGCCGCGGGGACCGATCCGGTCGGCGTCTTCAACGCCGCCGAACCGTCGCTGCTGCACTACCGCCTGCTCAAGGCTGAGCTGGCGCAGCAGCGCGAGCTCGCCCGCGACAGCACGTCGCGCGCGGCCGAGAAGCGTATGGCCACGCGCATCGAACAGCTCGAGCTCTCGCTGGAGCGGTGGCGCTGGTTGCCGCACGCCTTTCCGGGGCGGGTGATCCTGGTCAACATCCCCGGCTTTCGGTTGCACGCCTTCAACGTGCTCCGAGGCGACTCCACCGATCTCTTCAGCATGGACGTGGTGGTCGGAAAGGCGTTCGACCACAAGACGCCGGTCTTCACCCGGGAGCTCGAATACCTCGCTTTCTCGCCGTACTGGGAGGTCCCGCCCAGCATCGCGCGCAAGGAGATCCGGCCCAAGGCGCGCCAATCGGCCGGCTACCTGGCGCGCAACCACTATGTCCTCCTGCGCAACGGGAGCGAGGTCCCGGCCACGTCGGCCAACATCGACGCCATCGGGTCCAGCGTGAACGTGCGGCAGCGCCCGGGCGAGGACAACGCGCTGGGGCGGGTGAAGTTCATCTTCCCCAATCCGCATAACGTCTACATGCACGACACGCCGGTGCAGAGCGTCTTCGACCTCGAACGTCGCGACCTGAGCCACGGCTGCATCCGCCTCTCCGAGCCGGTACTGTTGGCGCAGTGGGTACTGCGCGATCGCCCCGAGTGGACGGCCGCTCGACTCGATTCGGCCATGTCCCGCTCGACCCCGCTCGACGTCACGCTCACTGAGCGCATCCCGGTGTTTGTCCTCTACGGAACCGCCGTGGCCGAGCGCAGTGGCGAGATCCGCTTTTTCCGCGACATCTACGGGCACGATCGCCGGCTGCTGGCGCTCCTGGCCCGTGGGTATCCCTATCCTCGTTAG
- a CDS encoding threonine/serine dehydratase produces MAVLPEQIRAARERLHDHIRQTPFDLSLPLSQRLQGEVRLKGEHLQHTGSFKARGALHKVLCLTPDARARGVISASSGNHGAGLAWACKLAGVPAVIYVPEHASPAKVANIRSHGAEVRHFGIDGLDTEEHARAAAAREGRTYVSPYNDLEVMCGQGTIGLEMAEQAGELDAVIVAVGGGGLIGGIAAALKEIMPKVRVIGALPANSPVMAESVAAGEIVVRESLPTLSDGTAGGIEAGAITFPVCRSLVDEWVLVTEDEIAAAMRRFVEEHHQLIEGAAGVALAALERRAAAGGARGLGGERVGVVLCGANISTDALVGVLTRPS; encoded by the coding sequence ATGGCGGTCCTGCCCGAGCAGATTCGCGCGGCGCGCGAGCGGCTGCACGACCACATCCGCCAGACGCCGTTCGACCTCAGCCTCCCGTTGAGCCAGCGGTTGCAGGGCGAGGTGCGGCTCAAGGGTGAGCACCTGCAGCATACCGGCTCGTTCAAGGCCCGTGGGGCGCTGCACAAGGTGCTCTGCCTAACGCCCGATGCGCGGGCCCGGGGGGTGATCTCGGCGTCGTCGGGCAACCACGGCGCCGGCCTGGCGTGGGCGTGCAAGCTGGCGGGGGTGCCGGCGGTCATCTATGTCCCGGAGCACGCCTCGCCGGCCAAGGTCGCGAACATTCGCAGCCATGGCGCCGAGGTGCGGCACTTCGGCATCGACGGGCTCGATACCGAGGAGCACGCGCGCGCCGCGGCTGCGCGCGAGGGACGCACCTACGTCTCGCCGTACAACGACCTCGAGGTGATGTGCGGGCAGGGGACGATCGGGCTGGAGATGGCGGAGCAAGCGGGCGAGCTGGACGCCGTGATCGTGGCGGTGGGAGGTGGTGGGCTGATTGGCGGAATCGCTGCGGCGCTCAAGGAGATTATGCCGAAGGTGCGGGTGATCGGAGCGCTCCCGGCCAACTCGCCGGTGATGGCCGAGTCGGTGGCCGCTGGGGAGATCGTGGTTCGCGAGTCGCTCCCGACGCTGTCGGACGGGACGGCCGGCGGCATCGAAGCCGGGGCGATCACATTCCCGGTGTGCCGGTCGCTGGTGGATGAGTGGGTGCTGGTGACGGAAGACGAGATTGCCGCCGCGATGCGTCGCTTCGTGGAGGAGCACCACCAGCTGATTGAAGGGGCGGCGGGGGTGGCGCTCGCCGCACTCGAGCGGCGCGCCGCGGCGGGTGGGGCGCGCGGGCTCGGTGGCGAGCGGGTTGGCGTGGTCCTGTGCGGGGCCAACATCAGCACCGACGCGCTGGTTGGGGTGCTGACGCGTCCCTCGTGA
- a CDS encoding glutamine synthetase III yields the protein MSSSNHSARRSALQAIAARGAKSAPSPSGDKASVSELFGINTFGVKQMRSKLPKDVFAKLSASVRLGKKLDADIAPTVAQAIRDWAVSRGATHFTHWFQPQTGLTAEKHDAFLTFDENQQVIEQFSASQLIQSEPDASSFPSGGLRATWEARGYTAWNPASPVFIIESGNVRTLCIPSVFIGYNGEALDEMTPLLRSSDVLSEKAIALLALLGDKGVQRVYTTLGPEQEYFLIDRTHFSLRPDLVMSNRTLIGAPPPRGQQLEDHYFGGIPERIQACIAEVEHELYKLGVPIVTRHNEVAPCQFEMAPFYEETDLAVDHNQLVMSVLRRVALRHGLQAIVHEKPFAGVNGSGKHCNWAMAITSENELNGINLLKPGKTPHQNIRFLVFLAAVLKGVHKHAGLLRAGIATSGNEHRLGANEAPPAIISVFMGDMLTRVIEEIASGKVAAKSAEQQLISLGVNKLPEIEKDNTDRNRTSPFAFTGNKFEFRAVGGSQSIAFPVTLVNAAVAEAIADITAEIKEEKKLTKSIDDAVMKVVRKTFRETKHVRFEGNNYSAAWVVEAAKRGLLNLRRTPEALGQLTARRSRDLFATLGILSKEELESRYHVRMERYVKDILIELHTLKEMVDTLVLPAAYSYQGALAANAAQAKAAGIKEIPQVERANEVGALAKQLKAKREALAKVIDKAESLHEDLAPCATLLTSEGADAMAAVRAASDALELIIGDEFWPLPKYREMLFPV from the coding sequence ATGTCCAGCTCGAACCACAGCGCTCGCCGCTCTGCGCTCCAGGCGATTGCGGCTCGCGGCGCCAAGTCGGCGCCCTCGCCGTCTGGCGACAAGGCCAGCGTCTCGGAGCTCTTCGGCATCAACACCTTTGGTGTGAAGCAGATGCGCTCCAAGCTGCCGAAGGACGTCTTCGCCAAGCTCAGCGCCTCCGTCCGTCTCGGGAAGAAGCTCGACGCCGACATCGCCCCCACGGTGGCTCAGGCCATTCGTGACTGGGCGGTCTCGCGTGGTGCCACGCACTTCACGCACTGGTTCCAGCCGCAGACCGGGCTCACGGCCGAGAAGCACGATGCCTTCCTGACCTTCGACGAGAACCAGCAGGTCATCGAGCAGTTCTCGGCGTCGCAGCTCATCCAGTCGGAGCCGGACGCCTCGTCGTTCCCGTCGGGCGGGCTGCGCGCGACGTGGGAAGCGCGCGGCTACACGGCGTGGAACCCGGCCTCGCCGGTCTTCATCATCGAGTCCGGGAACGTGCGCACGCTGTGCATCCCGTCGGTCTTCATCGGCTACAACGGCGAAGCGCTGGACGAGATGACGCCGCTGCTGCGGTCGTCGGATGTCCTCTCCGAGAAGGCGATCGCCCTGCTCGCCCTGCTGGGCGACAAGGGGGTGCAGCGCGTCTACACCACGTTAGGCCCCGAGCAGGAGTACTTCCTGATCGACCGCACGCACTTCTCGCTGCGTCCCGACCTGGTGATGTCCAACCGCACCCTCATCGGGGCGCCGCCGCCGCGTGGGCAGCAGCTCGAGGACCACTACTTCGGTGGCATCCCCGAGCGCATCCAGGCATGCATCGCCGAGGTGGAGCACGAGCTGTACAAGCTGGGCGTGCCGATCGTGACGCGGCACAACGAGGTGGCGCCGTGCCAGTTCGAGATGGCCCCCTTCTATGAAGAGACCGACCTCGCGGTCGACCACAACCAGCTCGTCATGTCCGTGCTGCGCCGGGTGGCGCTGCGCCACGGGCTGCAGGCCATCGTGCACGAGAAGCCCTTTGCCGGCGTCAACGGCTCGGGGAAGCACTGCAACTGGGCGATGGCGATCACGTCGGAGAACGAGCTGAACGGGATCAACCTGCTCAAGCCGGGGAAGACGCCGCACCAGAACATCCGCTTCCTGGTCTTCCTGGCGGCGGTGCTCAAGGGCGTCCACAAGCACGCCGGGCTGCTGCGCGCCGGGATTGCGACGTCGGGCAACGAACATCGCCTGGGCGCCAACGAAGCGCCGCCGGCCATCATCTCGGTCTTCATGGGCGACATGCTCACCCGCGTGATCGAGGAGATCGCCAGCGGCAAGGTGGCGGCCAAGAGCGCCGAGCAGCAGCTCATCTCGTTAGGTGTGAACAAGCTCCCCGAGATCGAGAAGGACAACACCGACCGCAACCGCACGTCGCCGTTCGCCTTCACGGGGAACAAGTTCGAGTTCCGCGCGGTGGGCGGGTCGCAGTCGATCGCCTTCCCGGTGACGCTCGTGAACGCGGCGGTGGCCGAGGCCATCGCCGACATCACGGCGGAGATCAAGGAGGAGAAGAAGCTCACCAAGTCGATCGACGATGCGGTGATGAAGGTGGTACGCAAGACGTTCCGCGAGACCAAGCACGTGCGGTTCGAGGGGAACAACTACTCGGCCGCCTGGGTGGTCGAAGCGGCCAAGCGCGGCCTGCTCAACCTGCGCCGCACCCCCGAGGCGCTGGGACAGCTGACGGCGCGGCGTTCGCGTGACCTGTTCGCCACGCTGGGGATCCTGAGCAAGGAAGAGCTCGAGTCGCGCTACCATGTGCGCATGGAGCGCTACGTGAAGGACATCCTCATCGAGCTGCACACGCTCAAGGAGATGGTCGACACGCTCGTGCTTCCGGCGGCGTACTCCTACCAGGGCGCGCTGGCGGCGAATGCCGCGCAGGCCAAGGCGGCGGGGATCAAGGAGATCCCGCAGGTGGAGCGCGCCAACGAGGTGGGGGCGCTGGCCAAGCAGCTCAAGGCCAAGCGTGAGGCACTGGCCAAGGTGATCGACAAGGCCGAGTCGTTGCACGAGGATCTGGCGCCGTGCGCCACGCTGCTCACCAGCGAGGGGGCCGACGCCATGGCCGCGGTGCGCGCGGCGAGCGACGCGCTCGAGCTGATCATCGGCGACGAGTTCTGGCCGCTGCCGAAGTACCGGGAGATGCTCTTCCCGGTCTGA
- a CDS encoding response regulator: MPESSYPTDTAFRAIAESLADAVFVVDEWWRLQWGNRSAIRLLERSGVARDGGEFLALVDAATRERIVLDGAVGSGGSWSTEGALDGDERTAVSITIRSMDAGAPPGWRWAQLQDLTPRRALEASLRDARALERVGRVAIALSHEFSELLTAISGSAELIAGELAPRDVARGDIDTIRRAAERAAVLTRELARSSTARTTSPQRTDLSRAIAALEATLHRIVGDQVRVVLDLATDAGQSIIDLSQLEASILHLARNARDAMPAGGELRICTSGAEYLTPRRAVHAVVRPGRYACVEVRDSGVGMDAITRERCFEPLFSTRGREGLGLSHVFGSTTQMGGYVLCESQPGLGTTFSLLLPTLSSRPAQRIDSPASTRSVLVVDDEETVRRVAARTLRREGYRVSEASDADEALMLVSRDPSVADLLVTDVMMPGLSGVELAACLVAARPDARVLFSSGASAMAAGEAVRLPRGAAFLPKPFTPKALGDRVRTIFGM, translated from the coding sequence ATGCCCGAATCCTCCTACCCCACAGACACCGCCTTTCGCGCCATCGCCGAATCGCTCGCGGACGCCGTCTTCGTCGTTGATGAGTGGTGGCGACTGCAGTGGGGAAACCGAAGTGCGATTCGTTTGCTGGAGCGCAGCGGCGTCGCCCGCGACGGGGGGGAGTTCCTCGCCCTCGTCGATGCGGCCACCCGCGAGCGGATCGTCCTCGACGGCGCCGTGGGGAGCGGGGGGAGCTGGTCGACGGAGGGAGCGCTGGACGGCGACGAACGGACGGCGGTCTCTATCACCATTCGATCGATGGACGCCGGTGCCCCTCCCGGGTGGCGATGGGCGCAGCTGCAGGACCTCACGCCACGGCGTGCGCTCGAGGCGTCGCTGCGCGATGCGCGGGCGCTGGAGCGCGTCGGCCGTGTCGCCATCGCCCTGTCGCATGAATTTTCCGAACTGCTCACCGCCATCTCGGGATCCGCGGAGCTGATCGCCGGCGAGCTCGCCCCGCGCGACGTGGCGCGCGGCGACATCGACACCATTCGTCGCGCCGCCGAGCGCGCCGCCGTCCTCACGCGGGAGCTCGCGCGGTCGTCGACTGCGCGAACGACGTCTCCGCAGCGCACCGACCTCTCGCGTGCGATCGCGGCGCTCGAGGCCACCCTCCATCGGATTGTCGGCGATCAGGTGCGCGTCGTGCTCGACCTCGCCACCGACGCCGGGCAGTCCATCATCGACCTGTCGCAACTCGAAGCCTCGATCCTGCATCTCGCGCGCAACGCACGCGATGCCATGCCCGCCGGCGGTGAGCTTCGCATCTGCACCAGCGGCGCGGAGTACCTCACCCCACGTCGGGCGGTGCACGCCGTCGTGCGCCCCGGGCGCTACGCCTGCGTCGAGGTCCGCGACTCCGGCGTCGGGATGGACGCGATCACGCGCGAGCGCTGCTTCGAGCCGCTCTTTTCGACGCGCGGGCGCGAGGGGCTCGGGCTGTCGCACGTCTTCGGCTCGACCACGCAGATGGGAGGGTACGTCCTCTGCGAGAGCCAACCCGGCCTCGGCACCACCTTCTCCCTTCTCCTCCCGACGCTGTCCAGCAGACCGGCGCAGCGCATCGACTCGCCCGCCTCGACACGTTCCGTGTTGGTGGTCGATGACGAGGAGACGGTTCGTCGTGTCGCCGCGCGAACGCTGCGCCGCGAGGGGTATCGCGTATCGGAGGCGTCCGATGCCGATGAGGCGCTGATGCTGGTCTCGCGCGATCCGTCGGTCGCCGACCTCCTGGTGACCGACGTGATGATGCCGGGGCTGAGCGGGGTGGAGTTGGCTGCCTGCCTCGTAGCGGCGCGTCCCGACGCGCGCGTGCTCTTCTCGTCCGGTGCTTCGGCGATGGCTGCCGGCGAGGCCGTGCGATTGCCGCGTGGTGCGGCGTTCCTGCCTAAACCCTTTACTCCCAAAGCGTTGGGAGATCGGGTCCGCACGATTTTCGGGATGTAG